The genomic DNA CCGTCACGGTACTCGCTCTTTCCCTTTTTTCACGATCTCCGTGAGTTCGAGGAGGCTCGCAGCGGTTAACTTGGCCGTTTCCAGTCCAAAGGAATCCTTCAGCACCTGATGTTTGTCTTTGGGATCGAATTCGCCCGTACCGCCCAAGCTGCTGACTCCCGCACCGCCGAACGTGGCAAGCGAGCCCGGCGTGGCTATCACCATTTGCCAGGTCATAAATGCCCAGTGCAGCGTCATAAGGGTGGTTTCGATACCCGAGTTTCTGTACCAGCTCACCGCAATCCCGGCCCCCGTCTTGTGTTTGAGGCACTTGGTCACTCGTTTGCCGTAATCGAGCGCGCGCATTCTATCCAGAACAGCCGCCATGTGTCCCGAAAGTCGGCCGATGTAAACCGGAGTGGCCAGCAGAAGTCCGTCAGCGTCCATAATGGCCCGGTAAATTTCCGCCATGTCGTCTTCGATGGAACAGAATTTCTCTTCCTCCTGCTTTAAAAGGCACCAGTTGCAGTGAATACAATCCTGGACGGTTTTCCCGTGCAAGGTCACGATTTCGGTTTCAACGCCCTCGCGCTGAATCGATTTCAGCGCTTCCTCAAGAATACGCTCCGTGTTCGAGTCTTTAACCGGACTGCCGCAGATTCCTAAGATCTTGATCATGGTCGAGTTTCTCCTTCCCGATGAAAAGGTATGTACGTAGGGGATGATTAAGGAACACGTTTTGAAATTTCCCGCTCTCGCATGATTCCCTTATTTTTCAGTCTCCGCCTTCGGACCGGCCCGCGTGGCCCATCGCACGACCTCGATGCACGGGGTGCGACTACGATCGTGTACGGCAGACACTTCGCGTCGGCGCCGATCAGAGCATACTCACCGGATCCACATCCAGGATGGCTGTTGCTTTATACGGCTTTAACGCCGTTTCGCATTGGGGCCAAACCTGGTTGAGAAAGCGGTGCATCGCGACGGACTCGGCGGCCTTCACCAGAATATGCCAGCGATAGCGCCCTTTGAGCTTGCCAAGAGGCGCCGGGGCCGGCCCCAGCACGCGAATGCCTTGGACTTGGTCGGCTCGTTCCCTTGCAAGGCGGCCAAGCGCCCAAGCAGCGTCACGACTCTTAAGCGCATCCGGACTGGAGATCCGAATGACGGCCAGCCGGCAAAAGGGAGGATACGTCAGTTCATGACGATGCACAATTTCGTCCAGGTAAAAGGCGTGGAACCGGTGTGTGCGCGCATTCTCGATGCAGTAGTGTTCCGGATGGAAGGTCTGGATAACCACGTCTCCCTGCTCTTCACGCCTGCCGGAGCGGCCCGACACCTGGCTCAGCAACTGGAACGTTCGCTCCGTTGCAGCGTAGTCCGGAAAATGGAGCGAATGGTCGGCAGCCAGCACCCCTACCAATGTCACACCTGGAAAATCCAGGCCCTTCGCGATCATTTGGGTTCCTACAAGGATATCGATTTCACGACTGTGAAAGGACTTCATAAGCCGGAAAAGGTCCGTTCGGGACGAAACGGCGTCCTTGTCCATACGGGCGATTCTGGCCGAAGGAAACTGATCGGCCAGCGTTTTTTCGATCTTTTCCGTACCCGCCCCCAGCGGAATCAGGCGGGGAAATTGGCACACGGGGCATGCATCCATGTCCGTGCTAGTGAATCCGCAGTAGTGACATAGCAATGTTCCCGACGTTTCATTCTCATGCCCATGGAGGGTCAAGGAAACATGACAGTGGGGGCATTGAACCGTGTTCCGGCATCGGGGACAAAACAGGAGCGGAGAGTAGCCCCGCCGGTTCAGAAATAGAAGCGTCTGATCCCCTTTCGAAAGGTTCTGCTCGATTCGCTCGAGGAGTTGCCGGGAAAATCGGGTTCCGATCTTTTCTTGACTCATGTCCACCACATGGACCCTGGGCAAAACGCTTTTTCCGATTCGTTTCGGAAGCGTGATCGTCCGATACTTGTTTCGAACCGCATTGCGGTAGCTTTGAAAAGAAGGCGTAGCACTGCCCAACAGGACGACGGCTTTCGCCATTTTCGCTCGTACCAGCGCCAGATCACGAGCATGATATCTCAGTCGATCTTCCTGCTTGTAGGCCTGCTCGTGTTCCTCATCCACAACAATGAGCCCCAGATTCCGAAGCGGTGCAAAAACAGCGGAGCGAACTCCCAGAACTACGGTCGCTTCCCCACGGACAACGCGCATCCACTGATCATACCGTTCACCCTGCGTAAGTCCGCTGTGAAGGAGGGCCAGGCGATGCCCGAATCTGGACCGGAAGTGTCCCTCCATCTGGGACGCCAGCGTGATTTCCGGCGTCAGGACCAGGGCCGTCTTGCCGAGCGCCATGGCCCGATGAACGGCCCGCAAATATACCTCTGTCTTCCCACTGCCGGTAACACCGTGCAGCATGTAAGGCTGGAACGAGTCCCTGTTTAAGCTTTCGTAAAGGGCATCCAGCACCAGCTTCTGATCTTCGGACGGCTCGGGTTCCTTTCCGGTAAGGTAAAGCTCATGGTCAAAAGGATCCCGGTACCCCTGCTCCGAACGCACCCGGATCCAGCCCTTTTTCTCCATGCTTCTCAGCGTGGGCGTGCAACCCGGAAACCGCGCCGTTACCTCGCTCTGAAGCACCTCACCCATGCCTGCCACCAATTCCCAGATCGCACCCTGTTTCGGGGTGGGTTTCCGCGGAACGTCGCCTTTTTGGATTACCTTTACCTCCAGCGGTCGAACCGTGTCGCCCCTAAGCCGCATGCCCGTTTCTACCCATCCCTTTCGTTCCAGCGAACGAACGGCGCGGCCGAGGTCCTTGGCTTCTATTTGCGAAGCCAGGGCGGCCAGTCGAATGGTTCCCTTCTGCGCCAACGAAGACAGAATTTGCCGCTCGATTTCGCTGGAATCCGCCGGGGGGACTTCCCGACTTCCAGTCTCCATAAGCCGGATCTCCTTGAGGGTTCGCACGGAAAGCCCGCCGGGCAATCCCGTTTGGATGACCAGGCCGACGGGGTAGAGATAGTACTCCGAAATCCATTTGTAGAAAGGAATCATTTCCGGCGGAAAAAGCGGCAGCGGATCCAGAATCTCGGCGATTGTTTTGAGTTCCTTTTCGGGTGGGACGCGGCGAAGTTCGAGAACATACCCTCCCAAGAAACGCGACCCAAAAGTCACGAGTACACGATGCCCCACCTGGAGATCGATCTCCATCGGCTTCGGAACCAAATACGTATACGGGATACGCACCGAGACCGGTACCGCGATCTCGGCCAACATGGGAGTTTCAGAACGCTTAACCGTCACGGCATCCTACTCCGTCCCCCGATCCAACAATGTGCTTTCCCCCTTCAAGAGCGCACCTTCCAATAAACGATCCCTGCATCGAGCCGGCAGGCGCCCGGTCTGACCGAGGCCGCCTCGATGACCCCATAGCTTGTCTCATCTCATATTTTCATCCCGATTTCACCACTCCGATCCGCAAGGAATGGATAAAGATGTTATTTGCCGGCAGGATGCCCTGAGGAGTTCTTTTGAAACAACATCCCCTCCACCGGCGCCGGATTCCAACCGTGTAGACGAATGAGAAACACCCGTTTCGACGCATGCCGAGCTTAATTGCCGTTCGGTTCAGGGAAATCGGTTCCGGAGACAAGCAGGAAGAAGCATTGAAGGTTCATACCTCCTTGACAAAATGATCTGTATTTTCGATGCTTGGGCACGGAATTCTTTAAAGTCCACGACACGGTCCCTGCGAGGAGATGTATGATCATCAACAAGTTACAACTACAAGGTCTCGCCGCCGGCGTTACGCTCTTCGTTCTGTTCTGCGGAAATGTCGACGCAGCAACGCTTCGAGTTCGAGTGGCCCACACGGAAAGTTTGACACATGCGGTCAACGTAGCGCTTCTCGTGTTTAAGTATAAGGTTGAAACCCTGACCAATCAAATCATCGAGGTGGAAGTCTTACCGGAGGGCCGCATGGGCGATGACGCCTCCCTCCTTGAACAGGTCTTGCTGGGAGAAATACAATTATCGGTTATTCCGATTAGATTGACTCTGAGCATGGTTCCTCAAGCAGCTTTGGCCGAAATGCCTTTCTTTTTCGACAACCCGAAGTCCGGACTCGGCGCTTTGAACGGCGACTATTCGGATGCGTTGTTTCCTCTGTTCGAGGAAAAAGGACTGGTTCCTCTGGCCTGGGTCCATTACGGCAGCCTGGCCGTCATAGACGCCGACAAGCCGCTGCACGATCCCGAGGATTTCAACGGATTGCGGATCAATGGTCCGGAAGACCCTCTGTTTTATGATTCCATGCGGGCACTGGGAGCCGTGCCCAGCAGTTTGAGCGGTGAACCCCTGACCGGCGCCGTTGAAAACGGAGACGTCCAGGCGCTTCAAATACCGCTTGCTCTGGTCTTGGAAGCGAACCAGGAAAAGATAAACCGGTTTGTGACCGCATCCTTCCAATCGATGGACATGGGTCTCCTGGTGGCCAACGCGGCCTTCTGGCAGAGCCTTGTTCCCAAATTTCGCGCCATATTAAGGGAGGCTTCAGATGACTTCGAAGCGGTCAATCGAGGTTATCAAGTCCAGCAGGAAGTGGATCTGCTCCGCAAGGCCGCCGCTCGAGGACTTTCCGTGGAAGTGATGGACGAAAACCAAAGGGCGCTTTTTCGGCAGAAGATGACTCCTCTGTACGAAAACTGGCGTCACCTATTGGGGCCCAAGTGGTTTGATACTTTTTCAAATGCGCTTGCCGAAAAGGACATCTACTAGCCCGAACGGTTCAGGAAATCATCCCCCATTCATCGTCCATGAAAACAGGGCCTGTGCCCCGACGAGGCGTCAGGGTTGGAGCTATGTTTGAGTCTCTTGTTCCTGACTATTCGGCGGCCGCCAACTGATTCCCGCCCTCGAGCATGGGTCCGTATTTGGCCACCCGCTCTTCGAACGCCTTCCGATGATAGGACGACAGCGACTTCAGGGGAGGCGACTGTCTGAGCGCTTGCAATGGATTCAAGTGCTTACCTCCGTCTACCATTGCAAAATGGAGGTGAGGGCCGGTGGCCAGGCCCGATTGCCCGACCCATCCGATCAACTGACCCTGCGTGACCCTTCTCCCCGTTTTGACACTTTTTTCGAAGCCACGCAGGTGACCATAGGACGATGTGATTCCGTGATTGTGCCGAATTTCGACGAGCCGGCCAAAACCGTTCTTCCAGCCGCAAAAAACAACTTTTCCGTCACCGATCGTCTGAACCGGAGTCCCCGAAGGGGCTGCGTAATCGACTCCCAGATGGGGCCGATATATTTTTAGAATGGGGTGAAATCGCTTGTAAGAAAAGGTCGAGCTGATTCTTCTGTACTGCAACGGAGATTTCAGAAAAGCTCTTCTGAGATTTCGGCCTTCCGAATCGAAATAATCATCCCGGTCACCTTCCTCCTGAAACCAGAAGGCATCCAGCACCCGGCCGTTATTGGTAAAACGCGCCGCGAGGATAACACCGTCCTTCACGAGCTTGCCGTCGCGATACCACGACTCATAAACGACTTTGAATGAATCCCCCCGCCGCAAATCCGTCAGAAAATCTACATCCCAACCAAAAATATCCACCAACTGATGAAACAGCCCATAGCTCAGGCCTGCCTTCCGGGCGCCCGTGTAGAGGGAATTCTCGATAGTGCCTTCGACCACACGGAGCTTCGGCATTAAAATCACGGGCTGCTTTACCACGAGGTACCCGTCGGACCCGGATGTAATGACCAACCTGTACTCGTCTTCCTTTTCGAATACCAGATCGAACCAGTCCGATGCCCCTTCCCTTCTCCTCAGGGTCAGGCTATCCCCCACGGCGATACTTTTAAGGTCCATGGCCTTGCGAACCGATGCGATGATCCCGATGACCGCGTCCCTCGGTAGGCCAAGCATCGTGGTTTTTCGGAAAAAAGTATCGCCCTTTTTAAACTTGAGGGCTTTCTCGATGATTCGGGGGGCGTCCGGAGAGACGGCGTCGGCAGAGGTCAGGCCGCCGGATCCGTTCGTGCTCTTCCCGTCCCGCAATTCTTCCCAGTACAGGAACCCCATCGGTTCCGACGTTCTTCTCACTGTCGCTTTCCGGAAGCGGGGCGCATCCGGTCCGGGAAATGTGGATCGGTTTTCAAAAAAAAGGGAAATGTCGTCGCCGGTACGGCTCAAAGAAGCGGAAAACTCCGTTGTGGTTGACGGAGAGGTAGATGTCCATTTGAAAGGGCGTTGGAGCCTTGCATTCATTGCCAAGGCTTGATCGGTTTCGTCTTGGATTATTTCCGGAATCGGTTTGATACGGGATGTGCCCAACACCCAGGAGTCGTAACAAATGAGCAGGTTTAGACTTATGTAGACGATGAAACCTATGAGGAGTTTGGCACCTCTACCCAATTGGAAATCTGCGCTCGATCCGCCCATGGCCCCCCTTTGTCGCCTCGTGATGCACCGAATTCGGTGCAATCTCAGATACAGAAGTGTAAAGAACTGGAATACGGCACTAGATGAAAACCGAACCTACCTGCGCCCAAGAGCAATCAAGAACAACTATCCCCGACGTTTTTGGCCTTTCTTTCTATTTCTGAAAAATATCAATATGTGTCGATAAAAGCTCCATGTCTCCTTGCAACCCTATTCGATCTTGTATGACATTCGCGCAACGCCTCTGCTGCATGTCTCTCCACTGAATCCCCTATTAACAGTGTTTCTTTAAGAACTCAAGGAATAAATTCACGTCAATGGAAGATCTATCACGATAGGCGGCTTCAGCTTTAAAATCTCACGATCGGGCCGTGTCCGTTAACCGAGAATAGATAGTAATTTCTCTAATTTTTCGATTCGTACTTTTGACATATTGCGTCTGGAGGTTAAATTCGCGAAAAATC from Deltaproteobacteria bacterium includes the following:
- a CDS encoding flavodoxin family protein, with product MIKILGICGSPVKDSNTERILEEALKSIQREGVETEIVTLHGKTVQDCIHCNWCLLKQEEEKFCSIEDDMAEIYRAIMDADGLLLATPVYIGRLSGHMAAVLDRMRALDYGKRVTKCLKHKTGAGIAVSWYRNSGIETTLMTLHWAFMTWQMVIATPGSLATFGGAGVSSLGGTGEFDPKDKHQVLKDSFGLETAKLTAASLLELTEIVKKGKERVP
- the priA gene encoding primosomal protein N': MTVKRSETPMLAEIAVPVSVRIPYTYLVPKPMEIDLQVGHRVLVTFGSRFLGGYVLELRRVPPEKELKTIAEILDPLPLFPPEMIPFYKWISEYYLYPVGLVIQTGLPGGLSVRTLKEIRLMETGSREVPPADSSEIERQILSSLAQKGTIRLAALASQIEAKDLGRAVRSLERKGWVETGMRLRGDTVRPLEVKVIQKGDVPRKPTPKQGAIWELVAGMGEVLQSEVTARFPGCTPTLRSMEKKGWIRVRSEQGYRDPFDHELYLTGKEPEPSEDQKLVLDALYESLNRDSFQPYMLHGVTGSGKTEVYLRAVHRAMALGKTALVLTPEITLASQMEGHFRSRFGHRLALLHSGLTQGERYDQWMRVVRGEATVVLGVRSAVFAPLRNLGLIVVDEEHEQAYKQEDRLRYHARDLALVRAKMAKAVVLLGSATPSFQSYRNAVRNKYRTITLPKRIGKSVLPRVHVVDMSQEKIGTRFSRQLLERIEQNLSKGDQTLLFLNRRGYSPLLFCPRCRNTVQCPHCHVSLTLHGHENETSGTLLCHYCGFTSTDMDACPVCQFPRLIPLGAGTEKIEKTLADQFPSARIARMDKDAVSSRTDLFRLMKSFHSREIDILVGTQMIAKGLDFPGVTLVGVLAADHSLHFPDYAATERTFQLLSQVSGRSGRREEQGDVVIQTFHPEHYCIENARTHRFHAFYLDEIVHRHELTYPPFCRLAVIRISSPDALKSRDAAWALGRLARERADQVQGIRVLGPAPAPLGKLKGRYRWHILVKAAESVAMHRFLNQVWPQCETALKPYKATAILDVDPVSML
- a CDS encoding TRAP transporter substrate-binding protein, with amino-acid sequence MIINKLQLQGLAAGVTLFVLFCGNVDAATLRVRVAHTESLTHAVNVALLVFKYKVETLTNQIIEVEVLPEGRMGDDASLLEQVLLGEIQLSVIPIRLTLSMVPQAALAEMPFFFDNPKSGLGALNGDYSDALFPLFEEKGLVPLAWVHYGSLAVIDADKPLHDPEDFNGLRINGPEDPLFYDSMRALGAVPSSLSGEPLTGAVENGDVQALQIPLALVLEANQEKINRFVTASFQSMDMGLLVANAAFWQSLVPKFRAILREASDDFEAVNRGYQVQQEVDLLRKAAARGLSVEVMDENQRALFRQKMTPLYENWRHLLGPKWFDTFSNALAEKDIY
- a CDS encoding peptidoglycan DD-metalloendopeptidase family protein, whose protein sequence is MRRTSEPMGFLYWEELRDGKSTNGSGGLTSADAVSPDAPRIIEKALKFKKGDTFFRKTTMLGLPRDAVIGIIASVRKAMDLKSIAVGDSLTLRRREGASDWFDLVFEKEDEYRLVITSGSDGYLVVKQPVILMPKLRVVEGTIENSLYTGARKAGLSYGLFHQLVDIFGWDVDFLTDLRRGDSFKVVYESWYRDGKLVKDGVILAARFTNNGRVLDAFWFQEEGDRDDYFDSEGRNLRRAFLKSPLQYRRISSTFSYKRFHPILKIYRPHLGVDYAAPSGTPVQTIGDGKVVFCGWKNGFGRLVEIRHNHGITSSYGHLRGFEKSVKTGRRVTQGQLIGWVGQSGLATGPHLHFAMVDGGKHLNPLQALRQSPPLKSLSSYHRKAFEERVAKYGPMLEGGNQLAAAE